The Bacillus zhangzhouensis region AGCGATTCCATTGATTCATAGCCGCTTTTCATGTGATAATCGCCTTTCATCATATATTCTTTCTTTATAGGTATTTGGTGATCAATTAACGCTTGCAGGAAACCAGCTTTTCTTTCTTGAGTTGATTTAAAGCCTTCTTTTCCTTCAATGATAGCGATTTGTTCATGACCTTGCTGAATGAAATGATGTACAGCCTGGTATGCTCCTTGACTATCATCTGCTAATATATTCATAACTTCATGACTTTCTACACGGCGATTCAGCACAATGATAGGAATGCCCTGTTTCTTCACATGATGGATAAATGCTTCATCGTGCTCGCTTTGACTCATGAGCAAAATGCCATCGTAGCGTTGTTTATGAATGGTTGTGTAATCGTAAAAGTCGTCAATTCCTCTTACAAAGAGATTATAATACTCTGTCATAACGCTATTGACACCTTTTAATGCATCCACAAAGAAGCTTGAAGATGTGCCTTCTGTTAAACTCGTAAAAAACAGACCAATTGTAAATGATTTTTGTGATACAAGGCCTCTCGCATAGACATTCGGTGAATAATTCAGCTGTTTTGCAATCGACAAAATCTTTTGTTTTGTTTTCTCCTTAATAAAAGGACTGTTATTCAAAGCCCTTGATACTGTGGTATGAGAGACGTTTGCCAATTTTGCTATGTCTTTAATTGTGACTGTCATGCTATTCCGCCTTTTATGATTTTTTACCATCTTATCATAAAATCGCTTTCATTTTCCTATCTTTTCTTCATGTGGTTTTGTTTGGATGCTGGAGCTGCTTTGCCCGGTCAAATTGGAAATACTGCCTGGCATTTTTATAACTGATTCCTTTCACGATTCCCTCTAACAGCTCAAGATCATACGGGGCTTCTCCTTTTTCTACCCAATCTCCTATCATATCACAAAGCAGTCTTCGGAAATATTCATGCCTTGTATACGACAAAAAGCTTCGTGAATCTGTCAGCATCCCAATGAAACGGCTGATCAGTCCAATACTGGATAGAGCCATCATCTGCTCTGTCATCCCTTGTTTCGTATCATTATACCACCAAGCAGTGCCGTGCTGAATCTTCCCAGGTGTCGTCCCGTCTTGAAAACTTCCAGCCAATGTTGAAATCACAACATGATCCCTAGGATTCAAGGAATAGAGAATGGTTTTTGGCAGTGCCTGTTCTTGTTCTAAACGATCCAGTATTCGGCAAAGCGGCTTGGCAATATCTTCATCATTCATCGCATCATACCCTGTATCTGGTCCAAGCCGCTCAAACATTTTCGTATTGTTGTTCCTAAGCGCATTGATATGAAGCTGCATTGCCCATCCCCGCTCATAGTAAGCCTGACCTAGCTTAATGAATGTTTGTGTTTTAAATTTGATCGTCTCTTTTTCCGTCAATGAATGCCCCGACATTCTTTTATGAAAGATGGCTTTTACTTCTTCTTCCGTCGTTTCTTCAAACATCATTTCGTTAATGGCATGATCTGAGATCAGGCAGCCCTGTTCATGGAAAAAATCAATTCTTGCATGGAGTGCTGTTAAAAAGTCTTGATAGGATTGTATTGGAGTAGATGAAGCCTCTGCCAGTTCGTGCACATATGCTGCAAATAAATGATTCGTTATATCGAGTGCCTTATCAGGCCGAAATCCAGGCAGCACTTGTACAGTGAATCCTTCTTCCCGCAGTTTTTGATGATAGTAAAGCGAATCGACTGGATCATCTGTTGTCACGACTGTTTCAACGTTCGATTTCACAATGAAGTCTCTTGCACCAAAACCCTCTCCTTGCAGCTTTTCATTTACTTTCTGCCAGATGATGTGTGCGGTTTTTTCGTTTAAAAGTTCTTCCACTCCAAAATATCGCCTCAGCTCTAAATGAGTCCAGTGATAGAGCGGGTTTCCAATGGTCATGGGAACGGTCTTTGCCCATGCCAGAAACTTCTCATAGTCTGAGGCATCCCCTGTGACGTGCGATTCGGGTATGCCGTTTGCTCTCATGGCACGCCATTTGTAATGATCTCCGTAAAGCCATGCTTCGGTGATATTATGGAAGGTTTTATTTTCATAGATTTCTTTGGGGCTTAAATGACAATGGTAATCTATAATTGGAAGGTCCTTTGCAAACTCATGGTATAGCTTTTCCGCCGTTTGACTGTTGAGTAAAAACTGATCATCTAAAAAGGCTTTCATCAAACTCCCCCATTTCTCTTATAGCTAAATACGATTTGTTCACGTTAACAATTTTATTGTAATCGTTTACAAAAATGATTTCAATCCTAAAACAGGAAAAAACGATCTCCTTTAGAAAAGAAAATCGTTTTTTGGCTATTTTACAGATGATGATTTTTTTAGGATAATCGCAATAGTTGTTCCAGTACCTAGTTCACTTTCAACTTGAATATCACCGTCATGAAGCAAGACGAGCTCTTTTGCTATCGCAAGCCCGAGTCCTGTTCCGTTCGTTGGATCATTGGTATTTGTCCCTCTGTAGTAGCGGTTAAATAGATGATCAACCGTTTCCTGTGCCATTCCGGAGCCATTGTCTTTCATTTCAATCCGAACTTCTTCATCTGTTTCAGATAAAACTGCTGTAATATGAGTGCCTTTTTGGTTATGCTTAACTGCATTCGCCAGCAGGTTCTCAATCACTCGTCTGAACCAGGCTTTATCGATCTCAAATATGACACCATTTGTTTGATCTTCAAAGGAGGATGGATAATCCTCAGAAAAGGAACTTCTTGAAAACTCGTCCATAATGGAAGCTAAAAATTCACTGAGTTTGACCGGTTTCCGATTAATAGGCAGGGCACCATTCTTCAAGCGGTACGTGAGGTTTAAATCCTCAATCAGTGTCGACATGTATTCTGATTTCTCACGAATAACCTGTCCCATTTCCATGACTTCTTCCTTGGACCATTGATATTGATCGGATTCAAGCATGAGTCCATAACCGTAAATCGTACTCAGAGGTGTTTTCAAATCATGAGACAATCCTGCAATCCATTCTTCCCTTGTGGTTTGAATTTTTCTTCGGTTTGCTTCATTCTCTTTTAAAGTATGTGTGAGCTGATCCATTGTTTTTAGTATATCTTCAAATAAACGGTATTCCCGCTTAATACGGCCTTTTTTATTTTTACTGACTGGAATTCCCTTTCTATTTGTTGGTTCCTGCAATTTATTTTTTGATAAGAAAATCAGCCAGCGAATAATGTGATAAATTGGAAGCCCGTAGCGATACGAATACCACAATGTCATGACAATAATAATAGTGAGTGCAAGACCTGCAATTAAAATGGTTGTGTATTGATTTAAAGCGTCTGTCTCTTTATCGTAAAGCTCGTCTGGGCTGTATACTTTATTTGGTACCGAAACGATGATATACAGGTTTTTATTCACTTTCATATAAGTGAGGTCACTTCTAAACTCCCAAGGCTTTGATTGATACTTGAGCAATTCAACATCTGTGACGTTATGTTTCAAATTTGTGTTGGCCCGAATCCCTTTCAAATATTTTCCTTCAGCATTGAACAGATGAACCGATCCGTTCATTCTCTTCAAGAATTCTTTCGTTTCAACCGAATATTGAGATAATGCAGCCAAATTTTTCTCGTGTTGCTTCAGATAATTGGCTACCTTTGTGCTGTTCGTTTTGAACCCATATAACACAATAAAGCTTTCTTGATCAATCTCAATTGGCCAAAAGTACATCTTGTAATCTTTAAATTCCCTTTTTTCAAAGATCTTGATCATTTCATCCTTTTGATAGGAGGTTGGAATGGATTTAGGGAGGTGATAGCTATAAACGTTATTCTTTTTTGAATCAATCACTTGCAGCCAGCCGTCTCGTTTTTTCACTGCCTGCTTAAGCTGATCGTTGGCTTCCATTTTTCCATCCTCGTTAAAATAAAGCCAGCTCATGAGTGTATCTCCATCAGCTTTTGTTAAACCAGTTTCGGCCATGTTCTCGTAGTGTTTTTTAAAATATAAGTTCTCAGAGAACGTATTCCCAATCATCAGAATGGCAATCACAATAAACATTTGTCCGACAAAGTGAAAGAAAAGTTTTGCTCGTAAATTCATAAATTATTGAAGGACCTTTGCAGGATGTGGTATAAATTTATATCCCATACCACGGATCGTCACAATATATTCGGGCTGACTCGGATCTAATTCGATCTTTTCTCTCAGCTTTCGAATATGAACCATGACGGTGTTGTTATCACCATATGATGGAACGCCCCATACTTTCTCATAGATTTGATCTTTTGAAAGAACCACATTCGGATGATCACAAAAGTATTTTAGCAAAG contains the following coding sequences:
- a CDS encoding LacI family transcriptional regulator; translation: MTVTIKDIAKLANVSHTTVSRALNNSPFIKEKTKQKILSIAKQLNYSPNVYARGLVSQKSFTIGLFFTSLTEGTSSSFFVDALKGVNSVMTEYYNLFVRGIDDFYDYTTIHKQRYDGILLMSQSEHDEAFIHHVKKQGIPIIVLNRRVESHEVMNILADDSQGAYQAVHHFIQQGHEQIAIIEGKEGFKSTQERKAGFLQALIDHQIPIKKEYMMKGDYHMKSGYESMESLLALDEPPTALFCSNDDMAIGAMNALFAKGKTCPGDISIIGFDDIAFSSYTTPALTTVKKPIEKMCALGAEAILSVINGEEQEADHMEKVYVHTKLMIRDSVKKVQ
- the uxaC gene encoding glucuronate isomerase; protein product: MKAFLDDQFLLNSQTAEKLYHEFAKDLPIIDYHCHLSPKEIYENKTFHNITEAWLYGDHYKWRAMRANGIPESHVTGDASDYEKFLAWAKTVPMTIGNPLYHWTHLELRRYFGVEELLNEKTAHIIWQKVNEKLQGEGFGARDFIVKSNVETVVTTDDPVDSLYYHQKLREEGFTVQVLPGFRPDKALDITNHLFAAYVHELAEASSTPIQSYQDFLTALHARIDFFHEQGCLISDHAINEMMFEETTEEEVKAIFHKRMSGHSLTEKETIKFKTQTFIKLGQAYYERGWAMQLHINALRNNNTKMFERLGPDTGYDAMNDEDIAKPLCRILDRLEQEQALPKTILYSLNPRDHVVISTLAGSFQDGTTPGKIQHGTAWWYNDTKQGMTEQMMALSSIGLISRFIGMLTDSRSFLSYTRHEYFRRLLCDMIGDWVEKGEAPYDLELLEGIVKGISYKNARQYFQFDRAKQLQHPNKTT
- a CDS encoding HAMP domain-containing histidine kinase, producing MNLRAKLFFHFVGQMFIVIAILMIGNTFSENLYFKKHYENMAETGLTKADGDTLMSWLYFNEDGKMEANDQLKQAVKKRDGWLQVIDSKKNNVYSYHLPKSIPTSYQKDEMIKIFEKREFKDYKMYFWPIEIDQESFIVLYGFKTNSTKVANYLKQHEKNLAALSQYSVETKEFLKRMNGSVHLFNAEGKYLKGIRANTNLKHNVTDVELLKYQSKPWEFRSDLTYMKVNKNLYIIVSVPNKVYSPDELYDKETDALNQYTTILIAGLALTIIIVMTLWYSYRYGLPIYHIIRWLIFLSKNKLQEPTNRKGIPVSKNKKGRIKREYRLFEDILKTMDQLTHTLKENEANRRKIQTTREEWIAGLSHDLKTPLSTIYGYGLMLESDQYQWSKEEVMEMGQVIREKSEYMSTLIEDLNLTYRLKNGALPINRKPVKLSEFLASIMDEFSRSSFSEDYPSSFEDQTNGVIFEIDKAWFRRVIENLLANAVKHNQKGTHITAVLSETDEEVRIEMKDNGSGMAQETVDHLFNRYYRGTNTNDPTNGTGLGLAIAKELVLLHDGDIQVESELGTGTTIAIILKKSSSVK